One Solanum pennellii chromosome 9, SPENNV200 DNA segment encodes these proteins:
- the LOC107031595 gene encoding CWF19-like protein 2, with protein MLSGLKIIPREHVEKAKDESLDDSRKQRRRSGHKKDRERKKKKKSRSTSSDDEDLDKIRARSKKKKWYASDEDLSSYSDGSESDTASDYEIKNSSRKTNKKRRSKHGKSKERSQSSSSESESEKRKRSKKDRQSQREGDVLQNNVLDNDFDGSKLRNDHQRVRKEMGLDWMLRPKDNADKIPESVSNCSAKETPAEEVTKVNPKELNPYLKDGGGGYPDDSEGTKSGGSQLLSSAVVGDGGASWRLKALRRAQEQADREGRKLDEVAAERWGSLSQLAVSVSSGKAAPTRAHLHAIKRRQGAMDDKEAVTDKRNQAYARKETSPGRSKMRMPTNLKDSLSWRKEKNQNISNADAGLIATAISSVNKFSNDGNFMREFMHEKSGDSSHAPDSSNPKSGVLESKPDLPVYERTSEDATNIKPALSANQLAAKVMQLRMKGMHDEAEKLLKEAEELKTKQTANDVLSRPRIDGSTSRYVMHDLSARQKNKAEDADVHLAQKIVQNKKYTTYGQADDEYDYDDGPRKKSRKKGGVENHKSLETANHARRILTQQERCQFCFENPTRPKHLVVAIANFSYLSLPVWRSIAPGHCCILTMQHESATRSLDDNVWEEFRNFKKCLIMMFAKQEKDLIFLETVMSLARQKRHCLVECIPLPKEVAKQAPLYFKKAIDEAEDEWSQHNAKKLIDTSIKGLRASIPKDFPYFHVEFGLNKGFVHVIDDENQFSSSFGLNVVRGMLKLPPEDMHQHRRRESVDTQREAVASFARDWDPFDWTKQL; from the exons ATGCTTTCAGGATTGAAAATCATTCCACGCGAACACGTAGAAAAG GCAAAGGATGAAAGCTTGGATGATTCTCGAAAACAGAGGAGGAGATCTGGTCATAAGAAGGATAgggagagaaagaaaaagaaaaaatctcgTTCCACTAGTTCAGATGATGAAGACCTTGATAAAATAAGAGCAAGgtcaaagaaaaagaagtggTATGCATCAGATGAGGATTTGTCCTCGTATTCAGATGGAAGTGAGAGTGATACTGCTTCTGATTATGAGATAAAGAACAGTAGCAGGAAGACAAATAAGAAGAGAAGAAGCAAGCATGgaaaaagtaaagaaagaaGTCAAAGTTCTTCATCTGAGTCTGAAAGTGAGAAAAGGAAGAGAAGTAAGAAAGACAGACAAAGTCAGAGAGAGGGTGATGTACTGCAAAATAACGTGCTTG ATAATGACTTTGATGGATCTAAGTTGCGTAATGATCATCAACGTGTGAGAAAAGAAATGGGGTTGGATTGGATGCTGCGGCCTAAAGACAATGCGGATAAGATTCCCGAATCAGTTTCTAACTGTTCAGCCAAGGAGACTCCAGCTGAAGAG GTGACAAAAGTAAATCCCAAAGAACTGAACCCATATTTGAAGGATGGAGGAGGTGGTTATCCTGATGATTCAGAAGGAACAAAGAGTGGTGGTAGCCAACTTCTGTCTTCTGCTGTTGTTGGTGATGGAGGTGCAAGTTGGAGGCTTAAAGCCTTGAGACGAGCTCAAGAACAAGCAGATCGGGAAGGACGAAAGCTTGATGAG GTGGCAGCAGAACGCTGGGGATCACTTAGTCAACTTGCGGTTTCTGTGTCTTCCGGTAAAGCTGCACCCACCCGTGCTCACCTTCATGCTATCAAACGGAGGCAAGGGGCAATGGATGACAAGGAAGCTGTTACAGACAAAAGAAATCAGGCTTATGCTAGAAAG GAGACGTCCCCTGGTCGTTCAAAGATGCGGATGCCCACCAACCTTAAAGACTCTTTATCATGGCGCAAAGAGAAAAACCAGAATATATCTAATGCAGATGCGGGGCTTATTGCCACTGCAATATCTAGTGTAAATAAGTTCTCCAACGATGGAAATTTTATGCGtgaatttatgcatgaaaaGAGTGGTGATTCCAGCCATGCTCCTGATTCTTCAAATCCAAAGTCAGGGGTCTTGGAATCAAAACCAGATTTACCGGTATATGAGAGAACAAGTGAAGATGCAACAAATATCAAACCAGCGTTGTCTGCAAATCAATTAGCTGCAAAAGTGATGCAGCTTCGAATGAAAGGGATGCATGATGAAGCTGAAAAACTTCTG AAAGAAGCAGAGGAGCTGAAAACTAAACAAACTGCTAATGATGTGTTGAGTAGACCACGGATAGATGGGAGTACAAGCAG ATATGTGATGCATGACCTATCTGCTCGGCAAAAGAATAAAGCAGAGGATGCTGATGTGCATCTTGCTCAGAAGATAGTGCAAAACAAAAAGTATACTACATATGGTCAGGCGGATGATGagtatgattatgatgatgggCCGAGGAAAAAGTCCCGGAAGAAAGGAGGGGTGGAGAATCATAAATCTCTTGAGACTGCTAATCATGCAAGGCGCATTTTGACTCAGCAGGAGAGATGCCAATTCTGCTTTGAGAATCCAACGAGACCAAAGCACCTCGTGGTTGCCATTGCAAATTTCAGTTACTTATCACTGCCGGTATGGCGGTCGATTGCCCCGGGTCATTGCTGCATCTTGACAATGCAG CATGAATCAGCTACAAGATCTTTGGATGATAATGTCTGGGAAGAGTTTAGGAACTTCAAGAAATGCCTCATTATGATGTTTGCGAAGCAAGAGAAGGATCTCATTTTTCTCGAGACTGTGATGAGTTTGGCCCGGCAGAAGCGACATTGTTTGGTAGAGTGCATTCCTTTGCCCAAGGAAGTTGCAAAGCAAGCACCCTTGTACTTTAAAAAG GCGATTGATGAAGCCGAAGATGAATGGAGTCAACACAATGCTAAGAAACTCATAGATACAAGTATAAAGGGTTTGCGGGCATCAATCCCAAAGGATTTTCCCTACTTCCATGTTGAATTTGGCTTAAACAAAGGGTTCGTTCATGTAATTGACGATGAAAACCAGTTCAGCAGCAGTTTCGGCCTCAATGTAGTAAGAGGGATGCTGAAGTTGCCACCTGAAGACATGCATCAGCATCGGAGGCGTGAATCAGTTGACACGCAAAGAGAAGCTGTCGCTAGTTTTGCAAGAGATTGGGACCCTTTTGACTGGACTAAACAGCTTTGA
- the LOC107030740 gene encoding wound-induced proteinase inhibitor 1-like, producing the protein METKFAQIIVFFLLALFFQTLMARKEIDGPEVIELQKEFESNCFGKLRWPELIGVPTKLAKEIIEKENPSINDVPIVLNGSPVTFDFRCERVRLFDNILGYVVQIPTVT; encoded by the exons ATGGAGACAAAGTTTGCTCAAATcattgttttctttcttcttgcattgt tcTTTCAAACTCTCATGGCACGAAAAGAAATTGATGGACCAGAAGTGATAGAACTTCAAAAGGAATTTGAATCTAACTGCTTTG GAAAACTAAGGTGGCCAGAACTTATTGGTGTACCAACAAAGCTtgctaaggaaataattgagaAGGAAAATCCATCCATAAATGATGTTCCAATAGTATTGAATGGTTCTCCAGTTACATTCGATTTTCGATGTGAACGAGTTCGTCTTTTTGATAACATTTTGGGTTATGTTGTACAAATTCCCACAGTGACTTAA
- the LOC107029696 gene encoding wound-induced proteinase inhibitor 1-like, which translates to METKFAHIIVFFLLALFFQTLMARKEIDGSEVIELQKEFESNFLCLRKLIWPELIGVPTKVAKETIKKENPSIADIPILLNGSPVTFDFRCDRVRLFDNVLGYVVQIPTVT; encoded by the exons ATGGAGACAAAGTTTGCTCACATcattgttttctttcttcttgcattgt tcTTTCAAACTCTCATGGCACGAAAAGAAATTGATGGATCAGAAGTGATAGAACTTCAAAAGGAATTTGAATCTAACTTCTTGTGCTTAC GAAAACTAATCTGGCCAGAACTTATTGGTGTACCAACAAAGGTTGCTAAGGAAACAATTAAGAAGGAAAATCCATCCATAGCTGATATTCCAATATTATTGAATGGTTCTCCAGTTACATTCGATTTTCGATGTGATCGAGTTCGTCTTTTTGATAACGTTTTGGGTTATGTTGTACAAATTCCTACTGTGACTTAA